A stretch of Candidatus Bipolaricaulota bacterium DNA encodes these proteins:
- a CDS encoding cupin domain-containing protein has protein sequence MKGFFANIEKDTLENGNFRKVLYTAKHSQLVLMSLRPNEDIGMEIHADNDQFFRFEKGMGKVIIDGNEYEVTDGSAIVVPAGAEHNVINVSDAEDLKLYTIYSPAHHKDGVVRATKEEAMANEAEFDGQTTE, from the coding sequence ATGAAAGGATTTTTCGCCAACATTGAAAAAGACACTTTGGAAAACGGTAATTTTCGTAAAGTCTTGTATACTGCCAAACACAGCCAGCTGGTTTTAATGTCGCTTCGACCCAATGAAGACATTGGCATGGAAATTCACGCTGACAATGATCAATTTTTCCGTTTTGAAAAAGGCATGGGCAAAGTCATTATTGACGGCAATGAATACGAAGTCACTGACGGTTCGGCCATCGTGGTGCCGGCCGGAGCCGAGCATAATGTCATCAATGTTTCAGATGCCGAGGATTTGAAACTTTACACCATTTATTCGCCCGCTCATCACAAAGACGGTGTGGTGAGAGCGACCAAGGAAGAGGCCATGGCCAACGAAGCTGAATTTGACGGACAAACGACGGAATAA